One window of Macrococcus sp. 19Msa1099 genomic DNA carries:
- the glnA gene encoding type I glutamate--ammonia ligase produces the protein MAKFTREDIIKLAEESNVRYLRLQFSDILGTIKNVEVPISQLEKVLDNEMMFDGSSIEGFVRIEESDMKLYPDLDTWVIFPWTSDKGKVARLICDVYKPDGTPFSGDPRSNLKRVLKEMEALGFTEFNLGPEPEFFLFKLDEKGEPTLELNDNGGYFDLAPTDLGENCRRDIVLELEDMGFDIEASHHEVAPGQHEIDFKYADAVTACDNIQTFKLVVKTIARKHNLHATFMPKPLYGVSGSGMHFNVSLFKGPKENAFYDPNGEMELSEDARHFIAGVLKHARGFTAVCNPLVNSYKRLVPGYEAPVYIAWSGQNRSPLIRIPSSRGLSTRVEVRSVDPSANPYMALATILQAGLDGIKNKLACPAPVDQNIYEMNREEREAVGVEDLPSTLYTAIKAMKEDDILKEALGDHIYRAFIHSKTIEWDMYRMQVSEWERDQYMKQY, from the coding sequence ATGGCGAAATTTACAAGAGAAGACATCATCAAGTTAGCAGAGGAATCAAACGTACGTTATTTAAGACTACAATTTTCTGATATTCTAGGTACAATTAAAAACGTAGAGGTGCCTATCAGCCAGTTAGAGAAAGTACTAGATAATGAAATGATGTTCGATGGTTCATCAATTGAAGGGTTTGTTCGTATCGAAGAATCAGATATGAAATTATATCCAGACTTAGATACTTGGGTTATTTTCCCATGGACTTCTGATAAAGGGAAAGTTGCGCGTTTGATCTGTGACGTATATAAGCCAGATGGTACACCATTCTCAGGAGATCCACGTAGTAACTTAAAACGTGTCTTAAAAGAAATGGAAGCGTTAGGATTCACTGAATTCAACTTAGGACCAGAACCAGAATTCTTCTTATTCAAATTAGATGAAAAAGGGGAACCAACACTTGAATTAAATGATAATGGTGGATACTTCGATTTAGCGCCTACAGATTTAGGTGAGAACTGTCGTCGAGACATCGTTTTAGAACTTGAAGACATGGGCTTTGATATAGAAGCGAGTCACCACGAAGTAGCGCCGGGTCAGCACGAAATCGACTTTAAATATGCAGATGCAGTTACTGCATGTGATAACATTCAAACATTCAAATTAGTTGTTAAAACAATTGCGCGTAAACATAATCTTCATGCAACATTTATGCCTAAACCATTATATGGTGTAAGTGGTTCAGGTATGCACTTTAACGTTTCGTTATTCAAAGGGCCGAAAGAAAATGCGTTCTATGATCCGAACGGAGAAATGGAATTATCTGAAGATGCGCGTCACTTTATCGCAGGAGTTCTTAAACATGCAAGAGGATTTACTGCAGTGTGTAACCCATTAGTAAACTCTTACAAACGTTTAGTACCTGGTTATGAAGCACCAGTTTATATCGCATGGAGTGGCCAAAACCGTTCGCCATTAATTCGTATTCCTTCATCACGTGGACTATCTACACGTGTAGAAGTACGTTCGGTTGATCCATCTGCTAACCCATATATGGCATTAGCAACGATTCTTCAAGCAGGGTTAGATGGCATCAAGAATAAATTAGCTTGTCCAGCACCAGTTGATCAGAATATTTATGAAATGAATCGTGAAGAACGTGAAGCAGTTGGTGTAGAAGACTTACCATCAACACTTTACACAGCGATTAAAGCGATGAAAGAAGACGATATTTTAAAAGAAGCACTGGGTGACCACATCTATCGTGCATTCATCCACTCAAAAACTATTGAATGGGACATGTATCGTATGCAGGTGTCTGAGTGGGAACGTGACCAATATATGAAACAGTATTAA
- a CDS encoding aspartate kinase has translation MKVCKFGGSSVADAKQIKKILNIINNDATRKYIVVSAPGKRHNKDVKVTDLLIALVEAVTYKKDYQELISQILERFLQIERELNIRHSLIETFRTQLNDYIMRYQDQPERLTDALKSCGEDFNAQLIASYNNEQGIMTTYLSPGDIGLIVSDEPSNAIVLEESYEKIKNNLAHAEGKVIIPGFFGVNKNGDINTFSRGGSDITGAIIASSLSSDVYENFTDVSGIFSANPNIVDHPASIIQLTYEEMRELSYAGFSVFHDEALLPVYRSQIPVNIKNTNDPDHPGTLITNTRQSTGVVGVSCDTGFASINMKKYLMNREIGFTRRLLSILEDMNISYEHMPSGIDDISIILRAHQLEGKEAKLLEKIEHELKVDALSIEKNIAILMVVGLGMKTLVGTANKATEAFKARNINLKMINQGSSEISMMFGIEDKDADQAVIAAYEAYFTH, from the coding sequence ATGAAAGTTTGTAAATTTGGTGGTTCAAGTGTGGCCGATGCTAAACAGATTAAAAAGATACTGAATATTATTAATAATGATGCAACGAGGAAATACATTGTCGTATCTGCACCCGGAAAACGTCATAATAAGGATGTTAAAGTTACAGATTTGCTTATTGCTCTGGTAGAAGCTGTTACATATAAAAAAGATTATCAGGAGCTCATCTCACAAATACTTGAACGATTTCTACAAATAGAACGAGAGCTGAATATACGTCACTCATTAATCGAGACTTTCCGTACTCAGCTCAATGACTATATTATGCGCTATCAAGATCAGCCCGAGCGACTGACAGATGCTTTGAAGAGCTGCGGAGAAGATTTCAATGCGCAGCTTATAGCAAGCTACAACAACGAACAAGGAATAATGACGACTTATTTATCTCCAGGAGATATTGGGCTTATCGTCAGTGATGAACCCTCTAATGCCATCGTATTAGAAGAAAGCTATGAAAAAATAAAAAATAATCTTGCTCATGCTGAAGGCAAAGTAATCATTCCTGGATTTTTTGGTGTTAATAAGAACGGAGATATCAACACCTTCTCTCGTGGAGGCAGTGATATTACAGGGGCAATTATCGCCAGCAGTTTAAGCAGTGATGTCTATGAGAATTTTACAGATGTATCAGGTATTTTCTCAGCAAATCCCAATATCGTTGATCATCCTGCTTCAATTATACAGTTGACATATGAAGAAATGCGAGAACTCTCCTATGCTGGTTTCAGTGTGTTTCATGATGAGGCATTACTTCCTGTCTATCGTTCTCAAATACCTGTAAACATCAAGAATACGAACGACCCAGATCACCCAGGAACACTCATTACGAATACACGACAATCTACAGGTGTCGTTGGTGTAAGTTGTGATACAGGGTTTGCCAGTATTAATATGAAGAAATATTTGATGAACAGAGAAATTGGATTTACACGTCGTCTCTTATCAATTCTAGAAGATATGAATATTTCATATGAACACATGCCTTCTGGAATCGATGATATTAGTATTATATTACGCGCCCACCAGCTTGAAGGAAAGGAAGCAAAGTTACTAGAAAAAATAGAACACGAATTAAAAGTAGACGCTCTTTCAATAGAAAAGAATATCGCAATACTGATGGTTGTAGGTCTAGGTATGAAAACACTTGTAGGTACCGCTAATAAAGCAACAGAGGCATTTAAGGCTCGCAATATCAATTTAAAGATGATCAATCAAGGCTCATCAGAAATAAGTATGATGTTTGGCATCGAGGATAAAGATGCAGACCAAGCGGTAATTGCCGCATATGAGGCATATTTTACGCATTAA